In the Psychromicrobium lacuslunae genome, GAGTTAATGCAGCAATCGGTGGAGCGCAAACAACAACTTGCCCAACGACTGCAAGCGGTTCGGCAACGCATCGACCGGGCTGTGCAGCACGCGGGTCGTAGTGATCGGCCAGAGCTGATCGTCGTGACAAAGTTTCACCCGGCAGCCGATGTGTTGCTCTTAGCGGAGCTCGGAGTCGAGCAGGTGGGGGAGAACCGCGATCAGGAAGCGGCCGCTAAACAAGCTGAACTCGCTGCTCAGGGAGTTCACTTACGATGGCACTTCATTGGCCAGCTGCAAAGTAATAAAGCGAAATCGGTGGCTCATTATGCCGAGGCAGTGCACTCGGTGGATCGGCAGAGTCTGGTTGACGCCCTGGGGCGGGCGGTTGCCTCGCTGGAGCGGCCCGCGCTGAAATGTTTTGTCCAGATAGACCTGGCCGCCGAGTCGACCGGGCAGCGTGGTGGGGCGAGCCCGAGTCAGATGCTAGGCCTTGCGGATCAGATTGCCTCCACCGCCGGACTCGAGTTGGCAGGTTTGATGGCGGTGGCGCCGCTCGGTGAACAGGGCAGCAGCGCTGACCCGGATGCTGCGTTCCGAAGGCTCGCCGAACTCAGCCAAGAACTGCGAGAAATCTACCCGCAGGCCCAGGCGATTTCGGCGGGGATGAGCTCCGATTTGGAAGTCGCTGTGGCGCACGGCGCGACACACCTGCGGATTGGTTCGGATGTGCTCGGTGCGCGCCCCGCTGTGCGGTAGCGTCAAAACTGCAGCAGAACTATTAACCGAGGAGCAAAAAATGGCTGGCGCTCTGCGCAAGACAATGGTTTATCTTGGTCTCGCCGATGGCGAAGAGCAGTACGAGGCTGAACTAGATTCAAAGCCTGTCCGCACTGCAGCCAAAGAGACCCCGAAGAATGAGGATTATTCAGTGGAATACGACAACCGTCATGCTGAAGCAGAAACTCACCCGGAAGGTGAGTACCGGGCGCCGGTGACGCCGATCAAACGGGCCGCTTCGAGCCGTGATGAATCCGCTGGTTTGCGCCAGATCACCACGGTGCACCCCCGCTCCTACAATGACGCGAAGCTGATTGGTGAAAGCTTCCGCGACGGCATTCCGGTGATTATGAACGTCACGGATATGGGTGAAGCCGACGCTAAGCGGTTGGTTGATTTCTCAGCCGGTTTGGTCTTTGGCATGCACGGTTCCATCGAGCGCGTGACCAATAAGGTGTTCTTGCTCTCACCGGCTTTTGTGCAGGTGCTTGGGGCGGACTCCGAAGCCAGTGAGAACCAGGCCAGCTTCTTCAACCAGAGCTAGCGCATAAGCTTATCCTTGTGGGATTGATTTTTACGCTGCTCTCGGTGCTGCTGCTGTTGTTCTACCTGACTCTCGTGGTGCGTCTGATCTTTGATCTAGTACAGCAATTCGCGAGAGAATGGCGCCCCAGTGGAGTCTCCTTGATCGCTGCCACCGGGGTGTACTCAGTGACCGACCCGCCATTGAAGTTGCTACGCAGGATTCTGCCACCGGTGAACCTGGGCGGAGTGTCCTTGGATCTCGCCTGGATCATCTTGTGGGTAGCCATCTGGGTGGCTATGGTGATTGTTGGAAATTTCGCCGCTTGAGGCGGAGTTAGTTTTCGTGCCCAAATAGTTATATTGTGTTTCACGAACGTATTGAAAGTACTGATTTACCGATAGATAACCTATTAGGTATCGTAGTTGTGCCGGTCAGCAATGGCCGGAACCCATTAACCCAACGAGGTGACTAGATGGCTCTGACGCCAGAAGATGTTGTCAACAAGAGATTTCAGCCGACGAAATTTCGCGAAGGCTACGATCAGGACGAGGTCGATGACTTTCTCGATGAAATCGTGGTTGAGCTTCGCCGCTTGAACCAGGAAAACGAGGAGCTTCGTAAGAAGGTCGCAGAACTCGAATCCGGTGCTCCTGTTGCTTCGGCTCCGGCTGCTGCCCCGGTGGCGGCTAGCGCCCCCGTGGCTGAAGAAGAGAAGCCCGCCGAGGAAGAGCCAGCTAAGGATGAAAAGCCGGTTGTTGAGGAGAAGCCTGCTGCTTCCTCCTTCGCCGCGACCACTCCTGCGGCTACCGCCCCGGCTGCTACTGCTGCCCCGGTAACCTCCGCGGTGCCTGCCGCCGGAGTCACCCCGACCGCCGAGTCCGCCGCTGGCGTGCTCACCATGGCGCAGAAACTGCACGACGAGTACGTCAACGCTGGTGTTGAGCAGCGCGATAAGATCATCGCCGAAGCTCAGATTGAAGCCTCTAGCTTGGTCAACGATGCCCAGGAGAAGAGCCGCAAGACCCTCGGTGCTCTTGAGCAGCAGCGTTCGGTGCTGGAGCGCAAGGTTGAGCAGCTCCGCGGCTTCGAGCGTGACTACCGTGCTCGCCTGAAGACCTACATCGAAGGCCAGTTGCGCGATCTCGAAGCTCGTGCTTCGGTGGCCGCTCCTGATGTCTCGGAAAACAGCAACAACGCTGATTCCTAAGCACCTCCTTAACGCCGAAGCCGGTGGTTGGGTCCGCCCAACCACCGGCTTCGGCGTTCCCGGCAACTCATAAGGCTCATGACTGAAAACCCCGCCCCCGCCGAGCGGAAGAGCTCGGCGAACACTGCCCGCTGGATTTTGATCTGCTGCTTGGCTGGCCTGGCAGTACTCGCTTACGGCTTGGACCAATTGACAAAATTCTGGGTCACCAGCACGATGACCCTCGGTCAGGTGACCGAGGTATGGCCACCGGTGCTGCGCTGGTACTACATTACGAACTCCGGTGCTGCCTTCTCGATTGGCGAGGGGTACACCTGGATCTTCAGCATCGTGATGACAGTGGTGTCGATTGCCATCATCGTATTGGCTCGGAAGGTCGGCTCGGTTTGGTGGGCAATCGCGATGGGCATGGTGCTTGGTGGCGCGCTGGGCAACCTCACCGATCGGCTGTTCAGGCCGCCTTCTTTCGGGATGGGGCACGTTGTCGATTTCATCTCGGTGCCGAACTTCGCGATTTTTAACCTGGCTGACTCCGCAGTGGTTGGCGGAGTGATAGTGATTTGCCTGCTGACCCTGATTGGCGTGCCGTTCCGCGGCGGCCCACGTCGGGTGGGCGAGGACGCCCGGCGCGACGCTGATAAGTCCACGGATAGCGCCGCGGCAGCTGAGTCTGCTGATGACTGATCCAGCGGCCGACACCGGACTCACTCGGCTAGAGGTGCCGAGTGAGTTTTCGGATCGGCGGGCAGATGCTGCACTTGCCGAGTTGCTCGGGGTTTCACGGTCCGCCGCCGCTGGAATGCTAGCAGCCGGACGCGTACGGCTGGGCGGCAAGGCCTTGGGTAAGTCCTTCAAGCTGAGTACTGGCATGGTTCTCGACATCCAGGTGCCAGTGGAACGCGATCCGCTGGCGATTGACACTGAACCCGTGGAAAATCTGCACATTCTGCTCGACGATGAGTCCTTTGTGGTGATTGATAAACCGGTGGGGGTAGCGGCGCACCCTTCTCCCGGTTGGGTCGGCCCGACCGTCGTCGGTGCGCTGGCCGCCGCAGGGTATCGAATTTCTACCTCAGGAGCACCCGAACGGGCGGGCATTGTGCACCGGCTCGACGTCGGCACCTCCGGAGTGATGGTGGTGGCGAAGACCGAACAGGCTTATACGGTACTGAAACGGGCCTTCAAGGAGCGCACCGTGGAGAAGATCTACCACACAGTGGTTCAAGGCTTGCCCGACCCCCTGCGGGGCACCATCGATGCGCCGATTGGCAGGCACCCAGGTCATGATTGGCGATTCGCAGTGATCGAAGGGGGGAGGCCCTCGATCACCCACTATGAGGTGCTAGAGGCCTTTGGCCGAGCCGCTTTACTCGAGGTGCATTTGCAGACTGGCCGCACTCATCAAATCAGGGTGCATTTCTCCGCCCTGCATCATCCCTGCGTGGGCGATTTGACCTACGGGGCTGATCCCAGCCTGGCGGCGGAACTTGGCCTGACCCGGCAATGGCTACACGCAAAGATGCTGGGCTTCGCGCACCCGATCAGCGGTGAATGGCTTGAGGTGAGCAGTGAATACCCGGCGGATCTGGACTACGCCCTGGAGGCGCTTCGCGGCTAGCCTGCCCGCTAAGGAAACACTTTCTTGATCGATTGCTCAACTTTACTCACTTTCTGCTAATTTTGCTTCAGCAATGCTGACGCCTCAGCGAGGGAGAACTGTGAGCTTTCACGAAAATGGTTATTACCAACAGCCGGGGATTGCGCCCTCGCATTCCTATGGCCGATCCCCGGGGCTGGTCGCCCGGGCAGTTATTGGTGCTTTGATCGCTGCCACTATAGCCACCGTGCTGGCCCTGCTGTTTTTGCCCGGAATCAGTATTCCAATGCGGCAGAACCGTCAGCTGATCCTGCTGCTCGCCTTCGGTGCCGGTAGCTTAGTACTGCTGCTCATCCTCGGCAGCGTGCTCTGGCGGGATCAATTCAAAGTAGTGATCAGCGGCAGCGAAGTAAC is a window encoding:
- a CDS encoding DivIVA domain-containing protein — its product is MALTPEDVVNKRFQPTKFREGYDQDEVDDFLDEIVVELRRLNQENEELRKKVAELESGAPVASAPAAAPVAASAPVAEEEKPAEEEPAKDEKPVVEEKPAASSFAATTPAATAPAATAAPVTSAVPAAGVTPTAESAAGVLTMAQKLHDEYVNAGVEQRDKIIAEAQIEASSLVNDAQEKSRKTLGALEQQRSVLERKVEQLRGFERDYRARLKTYIEGQLRDLEARASVAAPDVSENSNNADS
- a CDS encoding RluA family pseudouridine synthase, with translation MTDPAADTGLTRLEVPSEFSDRRADAALAELLGVSRSAAAGMLAAGRVRLGGKALGKSFKLSTGMVLDIQVPVERDPLAIDTEPVENLHILLDDESFVVIDKPVGVAAHPSPGWVGPTVVGALAAAGYRISTSGAPERAGIVHRLDVGTSGVMVVAKTEQAYTVLKRAFKERTVEKIYHTVVQGLPDPLRGTIDAPIGRHPGHDWRFAVIEGGRPSITHYEVLEAFGRAALLEVHLQTGRTHQIRVHFSALHHPCVGDLTYGADPSLAAELGLTRQWLHAKMLGFAHPISGEWLEVSSEYPADLDYALEALRG
- a CDS encoding cell division protein SepF; protein product: MAGALRKTMVYLGLADGEEQYEAELDSKPVRTAAKETPKNEDYSVEYDNRHAEAETHPEGEYRAPVTPIKRAASSRDESAGLRQITTVHPRSYNDAKLIGESFRDGIPVIMNVTDMGEADAKRLVDFSAGLVFGMHGSIERVTNKVFLLSPAFVQVLGADSEASENQASFFNQS
- a CDS encoding YggT family protein, with amino-acid sequence MGLIFTLLSVLLLLFYLTLVVRLIFDLVQQFAREWRPSGVSLIAATGVYSVTDPPLKLLRRILPPVNLGGVSLDLAWIILWVAIWVAMVIVGNFAA
- the lspA gene encoding signal peptidase II; translation: MTENPAPAERKSSANTARWILICCLAGLAVLAYGLDQLTKFWVTSTMTLGQVTEVWPPVLRWYYITNSGAAFSIGEGYTWIFSIVMTVVSIAIIVLARKVGSVWWAIAMGMVLGGALGNLTDRLFRPPSFGMGHVVDFISVPNFAIFNLADSAVVGGVIVICLLTLIGVPFRGGPRRVGEDARRDADKSTDSAAAAESADD
- a CDS encoding YggS family pyridoxal phosphate-dependent enzyme gives rise to the protein MQQSVERKQQLAQRLQAVRQRIDRAVQHAGRSDRPELIVVTKFHPAADVLLLAELGVEQVGENRDQEAAAKQAELAAQGVHLRWHFIGQLQSNKAKSVAHYAEAVHSVDRQSLVDALGRAVASLERPALKCFVQIDLAAESTGQRGGASPSQMLGLADQIASTAGLELAGLMAVAPLGEQGSSADPDAAFRRLAELSQELREIYPQAQAISAGMSSDLEVAVAHGATHLRIGSDVLGARPAVR